One Helicobacter pylori NCTC 11637 = CCUG 17874 = ATCC 43504 = JCM 12093 genomic window, GCTTTGAAAACCATTATTTGGAAGCCCCTAATTTCGCTAACGCTGTTTTTAAATCCAAAGAAATCAATAAAATCCCTGCACCTTTAGAATATTCTAAAGGAAATCATGCTAGAATAAAGCAACTAAAACTTGATTTGTCAAAATTAAGGACGAAATTTTACCGCCTTGATTTATTCAAACAGCACAAATCATGAAATTGACATTAAGGAAAACACATGAAAAACCGCTACATTCAGCAGTTTGAAGACGCTCAATTAAAAGACAAGACCATGCCAGCATTTAAAGCCGGCGATACTTTGAGATTGGGTATTACCATTAAAGAAGGCGAAAAAACGCGAACTCAGTATTTTGAAGGCGTGTGCATTGCGATTAGAGGCAATGGCGTGGATAAGACTTTTTGCGTGCGTAAAATAGGGGCTAACAATATCGGCGTGGAGAAAATTTTCCCTTTTTATAGCGAAAGTTTGGCGAGCGTTGAGGTGTTGCGTGTGGGTAGGGTGCGTCGCGCGAAGCTCTACTACTTGCGCGATAGGAGAGGTAAGGCAGCAAGGATTAAAGAGGTCCGCCATTAATTTCTGTTAAGATTCTTTTTTAAAAAGACCGATTAGGAAGACATTTCTGGTTTTTAAGGGTTAGAATGAGTTTTTAACCCTTGTTTTTTTTAGGAATAGTTTTTCTTTTTAGCTTTTGTTACCAACTTTTTTAAAACTTTGCGTTAGCGTTCGTTTTTTTCAAGGCAAAATTTCAATAATTTTTTTCTCTACTTGCTATCTGTTAAACTGAATTTTTGGCTCTAATGGGGCGTTGGTTGTCAAATTTAAAAAGGCTTTGAGTGTCTGTATTGGATGAGAACAGAACCTTTATTTTCTTTAAAAAACAAGGCATGTTTAGATCCCCATGCTATACTCAACCCTTATGGCAAAATTCATATTTTGGGAGAAAACATGGGAAAAACTGAAACCACGATTTTTGTGGATTGAGAAAATCTCCTCGCCGATTTGAAAGCAATCCAAGAAACGGATGAGCGTTTAAAAGAGCCTAATTTTAATTTCAACAATCCCGATCAACTCTTAGCGTTAATCCGTTCGTTTTTGGAGCCTGAAGAGGAATTGAAGCGGATCTACTTTTATGCGTCTGAGCCTTTCACAGAAGCCGAGCCAAGGATCACCGGCAAGGGCAAAGAAGACCTTGAAAAACTCAAAAAGGACTATCCTGAACATTATGAGAAAAAGGTAAAGACATCAGAGAATATCCAAAAATTCAACCACAATATCGCCCAACAAAATCAAGTGACATTACGAGTCGGTCGGGTAAAATACAAGTTCGAGAACATATCCGAAGTAAGAAAGACACTTTGGCATGGAAATTAGAACCAACCAAGAGCGATTAGACTTGCGTCAAAAACAAATTGATGTGCTGTTGGCACACGATATTACCAAGCTATATTGCACCAAACAAGGAGGGTGTATTTTGCTGTTCAGCAAGGATACCGATTTTGTGCCTGTGTTAGAAGCCGCTTGGGAGAAAGGCTTTGAAGTCTTCATCGCCAAAATTTAAAGAAAGCCCCATTTCTGTCCCTTCAGACTTGAAGAAGTCTTGCGATGTGAGAGAGCGCAGTGTCGCTGAAATTGTAGCCAAGTTGCCTAAAAGTCAGCACTCCCTCAAGAAAAAGAACTTTCCCCCCAAAGATCCTTTTAACAACCCATTTAAAGACCAATTATCTAAAAATAAGAAGTAACGCGCTTCCCCACACCAAGGGGAAGGGTCAAGATAGTTTAAGCGGATTTTTCTAATCCATGATTTCACTTTTTGCTCTTTATTATGGAGTGATTTTTGAAAATGGGAGCGAATTAGCGCTTAACAGCGTATTTATGGGGAATGCGTGCGTGTTTTTGGCGGTGGTTGGATTTTTCAAAATCCGATCGTTTTAAAATTTTAACTTACTTTGTCAAAAATTTTTTATAGTTTAAGCAAACCTTAAGCTTTCTATGACTATACTTTCATTTCCTTGTTTCAGCAAGGGCTTTTAAAAAGTCGCTTGATACCTTACAAGGATAGCTGATTAAAAGCAAACGATCTTTGAAAACTAAGCAAATTGATAGAAGTTCTTTTTAAAGGGATATTCTAAAACAATAAGCAATGACTTATCAAGTGGAGTGGGGGTTTTTATAACTCCCATTCTTGGATAAGGAATTCTTATCCAATCTGCCAATTGATTTCATTGATTATGATGATTATATCATTATGATTGATGACTGAATGGCATGAGAGTATTTTATTCAGGTTAGCGTTTAGCCAAACCTTTTTAAAAAGTTTCTTTCTGTTTTGTTGTTGTAATACTTAAGAACACAACCCGTTTTATTCAATCATCAAATAAAACGAGTTCTTGTGATACGCTAAAGCTGTTGTTAGGAATAACAACAGCCTATCAAAAAACAAAAAGAGCTTTAGGACAAACGCTTTTATGGAGAGTTTGATCCTGGCTCAGAGTGAACGCTGGCGGCGTGCCTAATACATGCAAGTCGAACGATGAAGCTTCTAGCTTGCTAGAGTGCTGATTAGTGGCGCACGGGTGAGTAACGCATAGGTCATGTGCCTCTTAGTTTGGGATAGCCATTGGAAACGATGATTAATACCAGATACTCCCTACGGGGGAAAGATTTATCGCTAAGAGATCAGCCTATGTCCTATCAGCTTGTTGGTAAGGTAATGGCTTACCAAGGCTATGACGGGTATCCGGCCTGAGAGGGTGAACGGACACACTGGAACTGAGACACGGTCCAGACTCCTACGGGAGGCAGCAGTAGGGAATATTGCTCAATGGGGGAAACCCTGAAGCAGCAACGCCGCGTGGAGGATGAAGGTTTTAGGATTGTAAACTCCTTTTGTTAGAGAAGATAATGACGGTATCTAACGAATAAGCACCGGCTAACTCCGTGCCAGCAGCCGCGGTAATACGGAGGGTGCAAGCGTTACTCGGAATCACTGGGCGTAAAGAGCGCGTAGGCGGGATAGTCAGTCAGGTGTGAAATCCTATGGCTTAACCATAGAACTGCATTTGAAACTACTATTCTAGAGTGTGGGAGAGGTAGGTGGAATTCTTGGTGTAGGGGTAAAATCCGTAGAGATCAAGAGGAATACTCATTGCGAAGGCGACCTGCTGGAACATTACTGACGCTGATTGCGCGAAAGCGTGGGGAGCAAACAGGATTAGATACCCTGGTAGTCCACGCCCTAAACGATGGATGCTAGTTGTTGGAGGGCTTAGTCTCTCCAGTAATGCAGCTAACGCATTAAGCATCCCGCCTGGGGAGTACGGTCGCAAGATTAAAACTCAAAGGAATAGACGGGGACCCGCACAAGCGGTGGAGCATGTGGTTTAATTCGAAGATACACGAAGAACCTTACCTAGGCTTGACATTGAGAGAATCCGCTAGAAATAGTGGAGTGTCTAGCTTGCTAGACCTTGAAAACAGGTGCTGCACGGCTGTCGTCAGCTCGTGTCGTGAGATGTTGGGTTAAGTCCCGCAACGAGCGCAACCCCCTTTCTTAGTTGCTAACAGGTTATGCTGAGAACTCTAAGGATACTGCCTCCGTAAGGAGGAGGAAGGTGGGGACGACGTCAAGTCATCATGGCCCTTACGCCTAGGGCTACACACGTGCTACAATGGGGTGCACAAAGAGAAGCAATACTGTGAAGTGGAGCCAATCTTCAAAACACCTCTCAGTTCGGATTGTAGGCTGCAACTCGCCTGCATGAAGCTGGAATCGCTAGTAATCGCAAATCAGCCATGTTGCGGTGAATACGTTCCCGGGTCTTGTACTCACCGCCCGTCACACCATGGGAGTTGTGTTTGCCTTAAGTCAGGATGCTAAATTGGCTACTGCCCACGGCACACACAGCGACTGGGGTGAAGTCGTAACAAGGTAACCGTAGGTGAACCTGCGGTTGGATCACCTCCTTTCTAGAGAAAAGCTTTTAACATTCGCTTGTTAAAAGCCAAAGAGTATTACCTAACAAAAGAACTTCTTGTTGCTTAGTTTTGAAAGATTGGGCTTATTCTTTCTTTTTTACTTCTTGATTTTTGTTTGATTTTTATCGGTTTTTGATTTTGCTTAATTCTTGTTTGTTTGGCTTTGATTTGACTTAATTTGACTGATTTTCATCGCTTGATTTGGATTTTTACTGCTTATGGCTTTTGTTGTTTCGCCTTGTTTTTCTTGTGTTTAATGTTGTTAGCGTTTTTGTCTTTGTTGGATTTTTAAATCTTATTTTTTCATTCTTATGTTTGAGTTTTTACTTCTTATTTTTTGTGTTTAATGTTTTGCTTAATGATTTTGCTTACTTGATTTTAATGTTTTGTTTTTTGTAGTTTTAAACGCTCAAGGATTTGGGTTTTAATTTCTTTCGGATCTAATTGAACAAGTTGTTGGCGTTCAAAATTGCGTGCCTGAAAATTAATGCAATAATTCAAAAATAATAGAATCGTTTTCATAGGGGCAACTAGGCGCATGCCCGAATAATGGAATTGAGCACAAGAAAGCGCAATAAATGCGTTGTAGGGTTTTAATAAGGGATTTCTATTGTGTGGGTTGAGTTTGATAACACCTCTAAAAGCAATTGTTTTTATATTTTTGTTTTCATCAGATGGGCTTTGTAAAATAACTTGTTCTAAAAAATGATTGATGAGCGGCACTCTATGCGCTGATGCGGATTTAGGGATAGACGCCTTTTGTAATGCTGATGCAAGACTTCTTCCCATCGTATGGTTCTCTAAAACTTGTGCTTTTGGGACAACTTGCAACTGATCGATCATTATCTCAATTTCTTCATTTTTTTTATTTATAATGTAGTTTTTATGCGAAGGGTATTTTTTGCCTTGTTTATTTTTTGTTGTTTGTGAGAATGCTAAGAAAAAGTCCTTGTTTTCATAAAAGCCCTATTTTACTGAACTTATTGGATAAAACCTACTTAAGTTAAATTGATCTCATTCTATTATAAAATATAAAAAATCAAATCTTAAAGGAAAATCATGCAAGAAAATCAAACCCGCCCTTTTATATGCCCCAAGTGTCAAGAGCCAATTGATGTGAATGAAGCGCTATACAAACAGATTGAGCAAGAAAATCAAAGCCGGTTTTTAGCCCAACAAAAAGCGTTTGAAAAAGAGGTGAATGAGAAAAGAGCGCAGTATCAGAGCCATTTCAAAGCTTTAGAGCAAAAAGAAGAGGCCCTAAAAGAGCGAGAGAGGGAACAAAAGGCTCAATTTGATGATGCAGTCAAACAAGCGAGTGCCTTAGCCTTGCAAGACGAAAGGGCTAAAATCATTGAAGAAGCCAGAAAAAACGCTTTTTTAGAGCAGCAAAAGGGTTTGGAATTGTTGCAAAAAGAATTAGATGAGAAGTCCAAACAGGTCCAAGAATTGCACCAAAAAGAAGCGGAAATTGAAAGGCTAAAAAGAGAAAATAATGAAGCAGAGAGCCGATTGAAAGCGGAAAATGAAAAAAAATTGAATGAAAAATTGGAAACGGAAAGGGAAAAAATAGAGAAAGCCTTGCATGAAAAAAATGAATTGAAATTCAAGCAGCAAGAAGAGCAGTTAGAAATGTTAAGAAACGAGTTGAAAAACGCTCAAAGAAAGGCTGAATTAAGTTCGCAGCAACTCCAAGGCGAGGTGCAAGAATTGGCGATTGAAGAGTTTTTGAAGCAAAAATTCCCCTTAGATTGCATTGGAGAAATCAAAAAAGGGCAAAGAGGGGGCGATTGCATTCAAGTGGTGCATACTAGGGAATTTCAAAATTGCGGGAAAATTTATTATGAGAGCAAACGCACCAAAGAATTTCAAAAAGCTTGGGTGGAAAAGCTTAAAAGCGACATGCGAGAGATTGGGGCTGATGTGGGGGTCATTGTGAGTGAGGCGTTGCCTAAAGAGATGGAGAGGATGGGGTTATTTGAAGGGGTGTGGGTGTGTTCGTTTGAAGAGTTTAAGGGGTTGAGTGCGGTATTAAGAGAGGGGGTTATTCAAGTGGGTTTGGCTAAAAAAAGTCAGGAAAATAAGGGCGATAAAGTGAATCTGCTCTATCATTATTTGACAAGCTCTGAATTTTCTATGCAAGTGAATGCGATTATAGAGGGGTTTGAGCAATTGAGAGCGGAATTAGAAAGCGAAAAACGCGCGATGAATAGGATTTGGAAAAGCAGGGAAAAACAAATGGAAAAAGTGTTTGAGGGCACGATTAACATGTATGGCTCTATCAAGGGCATTGTGGGTAATGCGATAGGGCAAGTGAAAGCGTTGGAGCTTGGGTATGATGGGGAAGATTTAGAGTGATATAATTTTGTATCCAATTGAGTTGCATAAGAAAAATTAAAGGAAAAAGCGAGAAAAAACATGGCGATTAATATCAAAAAGATAAAATCTTTTAAGGCGTTTTGTGGTTTAGACACGATTGAAATGGGTGAGTTTAAGCACTATAATGTCATTTTTGGAAATAATGGGTGCGGAAAAACAAGCTTGACAAGGGCTTTTGAGCTACTGATTCCAAAAAATAAGCACATTGAAAAGTATCGCACCATTTCTACTGCTGAATCCCCAAGCATTGAATTTGAATGCAAAGATGGAAGCTATACAATAGAGCCAAATAGCAATATTAAAGAGCCATCTTTTAAGGTTGAAATCTATAATAGCGATTTTTTGCACGATAACGCACCTTTCAATAGCGAGTTTGGGCTTAAAAAGCTAGATGATGGCACTATCATTTTAGAAGGCTCGGTTTTAGGCGAAGAAACCAAAGAGATCAACCAATTAAAAGATTTTAAGGAGAAAGTAGAAAAAAGACAAAAGAAAATTGAATATGAGAACAGCGCTGAAACTTTGAGTGCTAAACAAGAAAGTGCAATTAAAAAATATAATGAAGAAATAGAAAAAATACGAAAAGAAGTGACTTCAAAGACTATTCCAATAACACTAGACGAGATTAAAATAAATAATATCTGTGAAGTGTCAAAGGATAAATTTAAAGTTCAAGAAGATGCATTAACGAATCTGAAAAAAGATTTTGATGAATTGAATGAAGCCATGAAGAAATTTGATGATTTAAAAGAAATGGAATTGCCTAAAGATTATCAAACAATAAAAGATAAGTTAGAATCTTTATTTTCCTTTGATATAGATAAGGAGGCGGGGCAGGTTTCAGAGAAAATTAAAGAGCATATTAGCAAGGTTGGAAGAGAATTTATTGAGAAAGGAATAGAACTACAAAAAGAGATGCTTGATAATGCATGCCCTTTTTGCACTCAAGAAATAACCAATAATATTATTCAAGCTTATACAAGTTACTTTAACAAGCGTATTGAACAATTCAATCAAGATTCTTTAGAGGTTAGTGGGACTTTAAAAAAGATTTTAGAGCAATGGAATATAAAGGAAATATTGCAATCATTTGAAAGATTTGAACCTTTCATGAAGAAGGACTTTTCAAAAAATAAGGAAAGTTTAGAAAAAGCGTTAGAGCAAATAAAAGCTTTATTAGAAGAACTTCAAAAAGAAGTGGATAAAAAAGAGGGAGCTAAAAATGAGAAAAAATTTCAAAAGATAGATAAAGAATTGTTGGAAATTCAGGAAAATATCCAACAATGTGTTGGTGAGGCTAGAGAGATTTTAAACCAAAAGAAAGAGCAAAAAAAGAAATTAGAAAAATTAAAAACCAAGCTGAAAGAAGCGAGGATTAAAAAGGCTAAACATGATAGCTACGATTGGCAAAAGAGTAAAGAAGAGGCTGAGAGAAAACTATTAGTTTTAGATCGTGGGCATAAGAGATTAAAGTGCCTTTTAGAAAAAATTGACAATAAACTTAAAGAGCTATACGATCAAAAACGCCCTGATATTGAAATCATTAACAACTATCTTAAAGCTTTAAATTTGCCTAAATATTCTTTGAATAAAGACTATAGAATTGTTTTAAATTCTGATGCTTTAGAAAATAGTGAGGCTAAGATGATTTTAAGCGATGGTGAAAAAACCACGCTCGCATTTGCGTATTTTTTAGCGCGTTTAAAATTATTTTATAAAAAAGAGGATTTAAAAAATTTAGTTGTTGTCATAGATGATCCCATCTCTAGTTTAGACGAACAAAGGATTTATAACACAACTTGTTTGGTGGCAAAGATCAATCAAGAGCTGGCAAGGGAAAAATTGTCAAATGAAAAAGATAAGGCGCAAGTATTTGTTTTGACTCATAATCATACTTTTATGGCACGCTTAATCAATATGGTAGGCAAAAAACATGCTCGCTATTTCCAACTAGAACGCCATCAAGGGCAGTTAAAGATTGTTTGTAAAGATAAGTTCAATGGCTATTTTGATACTTTCTACTTGCTTTTATTTAGAGAAGTGTATGAATTTGCGAAAAAAGAAAAAGTGCAAGATAATTGTAATGAGGCGATAAATTATGGGAACAAAGTAAGGATTTTATTGGAAAGTTTTTTAAAGATTAATTTCATTGACTCGTTTCTTACAGAAAAACATGATGGTGTTTTTGATAAAGGCAAGATTAAAAACTTGATAGAAACAGCAAATAGGGAAGTTGAATTGAATTTTTCAAAGCTACCTTTTAATAAGGATAATAATTGTAATATAGAAAATAAAGATATGTTTTTAAAAAAAATTTTAAGGATCGTAAAAGGCTTGCATGTAGATAGTCATGGAAGTGCTATGGATTTTTTTAGCCCTTATAAAATTTCACTTGAAAATGTCCAAGAATTTGCAAAAATAGCTATTAATGTTATGAAAATTTTAAATCCTTATCAAACGCAATCTTATATGGGGAGTGTGGATAATAAAACTAAAAACAAGGAATAACATGCGCATCGTATTTATGGGAACACCGGGGTTTGCTGAAGTGATCTTAAGGGCGTTGGTTGAAAATAAGGATATAGAAGTGGTGGGGCTATTCACGCAGATGGATAAACCTTTTGGGCGTAAAAAGGAATTGAAAGCCCCAGAGACTAAAACATACATTTTAGAAAATCATTTAAATATCCCCATTTTCCAGCCGCAAAGTTTGAAAGAGCCTGAAGTTCAAATTTTAAAAGATCTAAAGCCTGATTTTATCGTGGTGGTGGCTTATGGTAAGATTTTGCCTAAAGAGGTTTTAGCTATCGCTCCTTGCATCAATGTGCATGCGTCGTTATTGCCCAAATACAGGGGGGCTTCGCCCATTCATGAGATGATACTCAATGACGATAGGATTTATGGCATAAGCACCATGCTTATGGATTTGGAATTGGATAGCGGGGATATTTTAGAAAGCGCTTCTTTTTTGAGAGAAGATTATTTGGATTTAGACGCTTTAAGTTTAAAATTAGCGCATATGGGAGCGGATTTACTTCTTTCAACGCTCAAAAATTTTCATTCCATCACAAGAAAGCCTCAAGATCATATGCAGGCTAGTTTTTGTAAAAAAATCACCAAAGCCGATGGTTTAGTGGGTTTTACAGACGCTAAAAATTTGTTTTTAAAATCGCTTGCGTTTAAATCTTGGCCAGAAATCTTTTTAGAAAATAGCCTTAAACTTTTAGAAGTGGAGTTGGTGGAGAATGAAAAGAGCCACAAGGAAGGCGAGATTTTAGCAATTGATGAAAGAGGCGTTCTTGTAGGCTGTTTGAAAGGCAGCGTGCGTATAGCAAGGTTGCAAGCGGTGGGTAAAAAGCCTTTGAAAGCGAAGGATTATTTGAATGGCAGGCGTTTGAAAGTGGGCGGTATTTTGGCATGAGAAAATGTGAAAAAAGGGTTTTTGATAGCCTGCCTTCCACGCAAATTTATCTTTTAGAAAAACTTAAAAGTAATGAACTCAAAGCTCCTGTTTTAGTCTTGGCTAAAAACCAAAGCGCTGGGATAGGCAGTAGGGGGAATATTTGGGAGGGTACAAAAAGCGCTTTGACTTTTTCGCTCGCTTTAAACGCAAGCGATTTGCCTAAAGATTTGCCCATGCAAGCGAACGCTTTGTATTTAGGGTTTTTATTCAAAGAAGTTTTAAAAGATTTAGGCTCTCAAACCTGGCTTAAATGGCCTAACGATTTGTATTTAGAGAATCAAAAAATAGGGGGCGTGCTGGTTAATGTTTATAAAGACATGCGGGTGTGCGGCATTGGCGTGAATAGGGTTTCAAAGAAGTGGGCATGTTTAGATATTGGCGCGAGCGATGATTGGATTATAGAGGGCTTTTTAAAAAAAATAGAAGAAAATCTTTTTTGGGGGGAAGTTTTAAGTAAGTATGCGTTAGAATTTCATAGAAACAACTCTTTTAGCTTCCATAATGATTGGGGCGAAGCGATGAGTTTGAGAGATGCGGAATTGTTAGAAGATGGCCGCATTTGTATCAAAGGTAAGATTTATGATAGGATGTGAGTATGATGAGTGAAATCATTGCAGTGGCTAATCAAAAAGGGGGTGTGGGCAAAACAACAACAGCGGTTAATTTATCGGCTTCTTTAGCGGTGCATGAAAAAAAAATCTTGTTGATTGATTTTGACCCTCAAGCCAACGCCACTTCAAGCTTGGGTTTTAGGCGCGATAAAATTGATTACGATATTTATCATGTGCTGATTGGCCGTAAGCAAATTTCTCAAGTGATCTTAAAAACCCAAATGCCTTTTTTGGATCTAGTGCCTTCTAATTTGGGTTTAGCCGGGTTTGAAAAAACCTTTTATGATAGCCAAGATGAGAACAAACGAGGCGAACTCATGCTTAAAAACGCCTTAGAGAGCGTGGTAGGGCTTTATGATTACATCATTATTGATTCCCCGCCAGCTCTAGGACCTCTCACGATCAATTCGCTTTCAGCAGCCCATTCGGTGATCATTCCTATCCAATGCGAATTTTTTGCCCTTGAAGGCACTAAATTATTGCTTAACACCATTAGAATGTTGCAAAAAAGCACGAACCCTAAGCTCAAAATCAGAGGTTTTTTACCCACAATGCATGTCCCTCAACTCAATTTGACAAAAGGGGTTTTAGCGGAATTGTTCAAGTATTTTGACTCAGAATTTTTTAGAGATTCGGCTACAGGAGAGTATATTATGATCCCTAAAAGCGTGAAACTAGCGGAATCGCCCAGTTTTGGTAAGCCCATCTTGCTCTATGATATTAAATCTAATGGCAGTATCGCTTATCAAAAATTAGCTCAAAGCATTCTTCAGGGGTAGTGATGGCAAAAAATAAAGTGTTGGGTAGGGGTTTAGCGGATATTTTCCCTGAAATCAATGAAGTGTATGAGCAGGGGCTGTATGAAAGAGCGAATCGGGTTGTGGAGCTTGGTATTGATGAGGTGATGCCTAATCCTTACCAGCCCAGAAAGGTTTTTAGCGAAGATTCTTTAGAAGAATTAGCGCAATCCATTAAAGAACATGGTTTGTTGCAACCGGTTTTAGTGGTGAGTGAGAACGGGCGTTACCATTTGATCGCTGGTGAAAGGCGCTTAAGAGCGAGCAAATTGGCTAAAATGCCCACGATTAAGGCGATTGTTGTGGATATTGAGCAAGAAAAAATGCGTGAAGTCGCTTTGATTGAAAATATCCAGCGAGAAGATTTAAACCCTTTAGAGTTGGCTAGATCTTATAAAGAATTGCTTGAAAGCTATCAAATGACCCAAGAAGAGCTGTCTAAAATCGTTAAAAAATCCAGAGCCCATGTGGCTAATATCATGCGTTTATTGACGCTCTCTTCTAAGGTTCAAAACGCTCTTTTAGAAGAAAAAATCACTTCAGGGCATGCAAAAGTTTTGGTGGGTTTAGATGGAGAAAAACAAGAATTGATCTTAAATTCCATTATAGGGCAGAAACTCAGCGTGCGCCAGACAGAAGATTTAGCGCGTGATTTTAAAATAAATGCAAATTTTGAAAATAAAAAACATGGTTTCAAGCAAACCCAAACGCTCATCGCTGAAGATGAATTAGAACGCTTGAATCAAAGTTTGTGGGATCATTACAAGCTTAAAGCGGCTTTGAAAGGGAATAAAATCATTTTACGATATTATGAAAATTCTCTTTTAGAGGCTTTTATGAAAAAAATGATGTCTTAACGCTTGAATGTTCTCAAATTTTAAGCGATTTTTTGTTAAGATAGAGTTAATGTTTTTATAACAAATGCGAGTTTCAAATATTTTGTAGGATTTTAGGAAAGAAATAGGTTATGAATATATCGGTTAACCCCTATTTAATGGCGGTCGTTTTTGTGGTGTTTGTGTTATTGTTGTGGGCGATGAATGTTTGGGTGTATAGGCCTTTGTTGGCTTTTATGGATAACAGACAGGCAGAGATAAAGGACAGCTTGGCTAAAATCAAAACGGATAACACCCAAAGCGTGGAGATTGGCCATCAAATTGAGACTCTTCTTAAAGAAGCGGCTGAAAAGCGTAGGGAAATGATAGCAGAAGCGATTCAAAAAGCTACAGAGTCCTATGACGCTGTGATCAAGCAAAAAGAGAACGAACTCAATCAAGAGTTTGAAGCGTTTGCGAAGCAATTACAAAATGAAAAGCAAGTGCTAAAAGAGCAGTTGCAAGCGCAAATGCCGGTATTTGAAGACGAGTTAAACAAGCGTGTGGCTATGGGTTTAGGGAGTTGATAGATGTTTTTAGTTAAAATGGTGTTAGGGTTTTTGATCCTTTTAAGCCCTTTGTGTGCTACTGGATTGGATATTTCACAAACAGATATTATAGAGCGTTCTTTAAATTTTCTTTTATTTGCGGGGATTTTGTGGTATTTTCTGGCTAAAAAACTGCGTTCATTTTTACGCTCCAAAAGCCTTGAAATCTCCAAACGCTTAGAAGAGATTCAAGCCCAACTCAAAGTGAGTAAAGAAAATAAGAAAAAACTCTTAAAAGAATTAGAGCAAGCCAAAGAAAAAGCGGAATTGATTATTTCTGATGCGAATAAAGAAGCCTATACGATCACGCAAAAATACGAATTGCAAACCAAAATAGATGTGGAAAATTTGATCAAAAATTCTAAGGCGTTGATGGATTTAGAAGTTAAAAAGATCAAAAGAGAGTTGGTTGAAAGCGTTTTTAAAGATCTAAGAGAGAGTAAAAAAGTGTCTTTCAATGTGCAAGATT contains:
- the soj gene encoding chromosome partitioning ATPase Soj, whose amino-acid sequence is MSEIIAVANQKGGVGKTTTAVNLSASLAVHEKKILLIDFDPQANATSSLGFRRDKIDYDIYHVLIGRKQISQVILKTQMPFLDLVPSNLGLAGFEKTFYDSQDENKRGELMLKNALESVVGLYDYIIIDSPPALGPLTINSLSAAHSVIIPIQCEFFALEGTKLLLNTIRMLQKSTNPKLKIRGFLPTMHVPQLNLTKGVLAELFKYFDSEFFRDSATGEYIMIPKSVKLAESPSFGKPILLYDIKSNGSIAYQKLAQSILQG
- a CDS encoding DUF2130 domain-containing protein — translated: MQENQTRPFICPKCQEPIDVNEALYKQIEQENQSRFLAQQKAFEKEVNEKRAQYQSHFKALEQKEEALKEREREQKAQFDDAVKQASALALQDERAKIIEEARKNAFLEQQKGLELLQKELDEKSKQVQELHQKEAEIERLKRENNEAESRLKAENEKKLNEKLETEREKIEKALHEKNELKFKQQEEQLEMLRNELKNAQRKAELSSQQLQGEVQELAIEEFLKQKFPLDCIGEIKKGQRGGDCIQVVHTREFQNCGKIYYESKRTKEFQKAWVEKLKSDMREIGADVGVIVSEALPKEMERMGLFEGVWVCSFEEFKGLSAVLREGVIQVGLAKKSQENKGDKVNLLYHYLTSSEFSMQVNAIIEGFEQLRAELESEKRAMNRIWKSREKQMEKVFEGTINMYGSIKGIVGNAIGQVKALELGYDGEDLE
- the fmt gene encoding methionyl-tRNA formyltransferase, whose amino-acid sequence is MRIVFMGTPGFAEVILRALVENKDIEVVGLFTQMDKPFGRKKELKAPETKTYILENHLNIPIFQPQSLKEPEVQILKDLKPDFIVVVAYGKILPKEVLAIAPCINVHASLLPKYRGASPIHEMILNDDRIYGISTMLMDLELDSGDILESASFLREDYLDLDALSLKLAHMGADLLLSTLKNFHSITRKPQDHMQASFCKKITKADGLVGFTDAKNLFLKSLAFKSWPEIFLENSLKLLEVELVENEKSHKEGEILAIDERGVLVGCLKGSVRIARLQAVGKKPLKAKDYLNGRRLKVGGILA
- the rplS gene encoding 50S ribosomal protein L19; translation: MKNRYIQQFEDAQLKDKTMPAFKAGDTLRLGITIKEGEKTRTQYFEGVCIAIRGNGVDKTFCVRKIGANNIGVEKIFPFYSESLASVEVLRVGRVRRAKLYYLRDRRGKAARIKEVRH
- a CDS encoding AAA family ATPase is translated as MAINIKKIKSFKAFCGLDTIEMGEFKHYNVIFGNNGCGKTSLTRAFELLIPKNKHIEKYRTISTAESPSIEFECKDGSYTIEPNSNIKEPSFKVEIYNSDFLHDNAPFNSEFGLKKLDDGTIILEGSVLGEETKEINQLKDFKEKVEKRQKKIEYENSAETLSAKQESAIKKYNEEIEKIRKEVTSKTIPITLDEIKINNICEVSKDKFKVQEDALTNLKKDFDELNEAMKKFDDLKEMELPKDYQTIKDKLESLFSFDIDKEAGQVSEKIKEHISKVGREFIEKGIELQKEMLDNACPFCTQEITNNIIQAYTSYFNKRIEQFNQDSLEVSGTLKKILEQWNIKEILQSFERFEPFMKKDFSKNKESLEKALEQIKALLEELQKEVDKKEGAKNEKKFQKIDKELLEIQENIQQCVGEAREILNQKKEQKKKLEKLKTKLKEARIKKAKHDSYDWQKSKEEAERKLLVLDRGHKRLKCLLEKIDNKLKELYDQKRPDIEIINNYLKALNLPKYSLNKDYRIVLNSDALENSEAKMILSDGEKTTLAFAYFLARLKLFYKKEDLKNLVVVIDDPISSLDEQRIYNTTCLVAKINQELAREKLSNEKDKAQVFVLTHNHTFMARLINMVGKKHARYFQLERHQGQLKIVCKDKFNGYFDTFYLLLFREVYEFAKKEKVQDNCNEAINYGNKVRILLESFLKINFIDSFLTEKHDGVFDKGKIKNLIETANREVELNFSKLPFNKDNNCNIENKDMFLKKILRIVKGLHVDSHGSAMDFFSPYKISLENVQEFAKIAINVMKILNPYQTQSYMGSVDNKTKNKE
- a CDS encoding biotin--[acetyl-CoA-carboxylase] ligase translates to MRKCEKRVFDSLPSTQIYLLEKLKSNELKAPVLVLAKNQSAGIGSRGNIWEGTKSALTFSLALNASDLPKDLPMQANALYLGFLFKEVLKDLGSQTWLKWPNDLYLENQKIGGVLVNVYKDMRVCGIGVNRVSKKWACLDIGASDDWIIEGFLKKIEENLFWGEVLSKYALEFHRNNSFSFHNDWGEAMSLRDAELLEDGRICIKGKIYDRM
- a CDS encoding ParB/RepB/Spo0J family partition protein; the protein is MAKNKVLGRGLADIFPEINEVYEQGLYERANRVVELGIDEVMPNPYQPRKVFSEDSLEELAQSIKEHGLLQPVLVVSENGRYHLIAGERRLRASKLAKMPTIKAIVVDIEQEKMREVALIENIQREDLNPLELARSYKELLESYQMTQEELSKIVKKSRAHVANIMRLLTLSSKVQNALLEEKITSGHAKVLVGLDGEKQELILNSIIGQKLSVRQTEDLARDFKINANFENKKHGFKQTQTLIAEDELERLNQSLWDHYKLKAALKGNKIILRYYENSLLEAFMKKMMS